Proteins encoded within one genomic window of Nitrospira sp.:
- a CDS encoding DNA alkylation repair protein, whose protein sequence is MAEPLKNSFGADVPRTIARTIAAVSPRFNEKAFVQSVLEGYDDLALMPRAWKIAHALRRYLPGDYEQALAILLASLDRQSKRT, encoded by the coding sequence ATGGCTGAACCGCTCAAGAATAGTTTCGGCGCGGATGTGCCGCGCACCATTGCGCGAACGATTGCCGCCGTATCTCCTCGATTCAATGAGAAGGCGTTCGTGCAGTCGGTGCTGGAGGGGTATGACGATCTAGCATTGATGCCGCGCGCCTGGAAGATCGCACATGCGTTACGACGGTACTTGCCGGGTGACTATGAACAGGCTCTTGCGATCCTTCTGGCCTCGCTCGACCGGCAATCGAAGCGAACGG
- a CDS encoding translation initiation factor: MKQKTRIPIDGEPVVWKSPFAVLKQMDLPQAAQGDTIDRPKEAAREQVTHRGRVDIIRQTAHRGGKTVTLITGFVGVSQAEKEQLAKEMQKACGVGGTVKEGRIEIQGDRRDDVARILSKAGFRPVFAGG, encoded by the coding sequence ATGAAACAGAAGACGCGTATTCCTATCGATGGTGAGCCGGTCGTGTGGAAGAGTCCGTTTGCGGTGTTGAAACAGATGGACCTGCCGCAGGCTGCGCAGGGAGACACGATAGATCGTCCCAAAGAGGCCGCGCGTGAGCAGGTCACACATCGCGGCCGGGTGGATATCATCCGGCAGACGGCGCATCGGGGTGGCAAGACGGTCACACTGATCACGGGATTCGTCGGTGTCAGCCAAGCCGAAAAAGAACAACTGGCCAAGGAAATGCAGAAGGCTTGCGGCGTCGGCGGGACGGTAAAGGAAGGGCGCATTGAGATTCAAGGAGACCGGCGTGATGACGTCGCCCGTATCTTGAGCAAAGCCGGATTCCGGCCGGTGTTTGCCGGTGGGTGA
- a CDS encoding YaeQ family protein produces the protein MAPNATIFKAVLHIADVDRNYYEDHTLTLARHPSETDERMMTRVLAFALHAHEALSFGRGIGTEDEPALWQKDLTGLIEWWIEVGLPDERVLRQACGRAKQVCVYTYGGRPAGQWWKENVAALERLNNLTVMNLSPEGSRALAGLSQRQMELHCTIQDGQVLIGDGIQAAQIELATWKAAITAR, from the coding sequence ATGGCCCCGAACGCGACGATTTTCAAAGCCGTCCTCCATATTGCGGACGTCGACCGCAATTATTACGAAGACCATACGCTCACGCTCGCCCGTCATCCGTCCGAAACCGACGAGCGGATGATGACGCGCGTGTTGGCGTTTGCGTTGCACGCGCATGAAGCCTTGTCGTTCGGCCGCGGGATCGGCACAGAAGACGAACCGGCCCTGTGGCAGAAAGATTTGACCGGGCTGATTGAATGGTGGATCGAGGTGGGGCTGCCGGATGAACGGGTGCTGCGCCAGGCCTGTGGTCGAGCCAAACAGGTGTGCGTCTATACCTATGGCGGCCGCCCCGCGGGCCAGTGGTGGAAAGAGAATGTGGCGGCCCTCGAGCGATTGAACAACCTCACGGTGATGAACCTTTCGCCGGAAGGGAGCCGGGCTTTGGCCGGCCTCTCACAGCGTCAGATGGAGTTGCACTGCACGATCCAAGACGGGCAGGTGTTGATCGGCGATGGGATACAAGCGGCCCAGATCGAATTGGCGACCTGGAAAGCGGCGATTACGGCGCGGTGA
- a CDS encoding DUF2132 domain-containing protein, with the protein MVHVPPIAHPRDPLHGITLETIVTTLVERHGWAELGRRLPVRCFLHNPSVKSSLTFLRKTPWARERVEGMYIAELP; encoded by the coding sequence ATGGTCCACGTTCCTCCCATCGCCCATCCCCGCGATCCCTTGCATGGCATCACGCTGGAGACTATCGTGACCACTCTGGTCGAACGCCACGGCTGGGCTGAACTCGGCCGTCGTTTGCCGGTGCGGTGCTTTCTGCATAATCCCAGCGTCAAATCCAGCCTCACGTTTCTTCGCAAGACGCCCTGGGCGCGGGAGCGGGTGGAGGGCATGTATATCGCGGAGTTGCCCTGA
- a CDS encoding peptide chain release factor 3 — protein MSLPVEKSASDELRREISRRRTFAIISHPDAGKTTLTEKLLLYAGAVHLAGAVQARSTQRQAKSDWMELEQARGISITSTMLQFDYQGARINLLDTPGHQDFSEDTYRTLMAVDSAVMVLDGAKGIEPQTKKLFAVCRKRGIPILTFINKMDQPGRHPFDLLDEIERTLGMTAVPFNWPIGEGAGFQGVYDFQQRQVLFFQRTTHNQRRAPMTVEAFPNPKLAETLGDAYEPLQEEIGLLTGAGTSFDRDRFLAGELTPVFFGSALTNFGVGPFLDAFTTLAPPPGPRHTAQGQIQPTDDAFSGFVFKIQANMDPQHRDRMAFLRICSGRFEKDMMVHHARLGRKIRMTRPHRLFGRDRETIDEAYPGDVVGLVNPGLFTIGDTLTSDPTVTFDPIPHFPPECFGLLRTQDISKHKQFQKGLKQLEEEGVMQIFYSPDHVRREPVLAAVGELQFDVVMSRLEHEYGVKTTVERMPHTMARWIVGDPGAISAVYWPSDTVRLVDQQGRGVMLFTTEHLLAYCIKSNPSIKFLLREEVTGLDS, from the coding sequence ATGTCCCTGCCGGTTGAAAAGTCCGCATCCGACGAACTGCGACGAGAAATCTCGCGGCGGCGCACGTTTGCCATCATTTCCCACCCCGACGCCGGAAAGACGACGTTGACCGAGAAATTGCTCCTCTACGCCGGAGCCGTACACCTGGCCGGAGCCGTGCAAGCCCGCTCCACCCAACGCCAGGCCAAATCAGACTGGATGGAACTGGAGCAGGCGCGCGGTATCTCGATTACGTCCACGATGTTGCAGTTCGACTATCAGGGCGCGAGGATCAATTTGCTCGATACGCCGGGGCACCAGGACTTCAGCGAAGACACCTATCGGACCCTCATGGCGGTAGATAGCGCCGTCATGGTGCTGGACGGCGCCAAGGGTATCGAACCTCAAACGAAGAAGTTGTTTGCCGTGTGTCGCAAACGCGGGATTCCGATCCTGACCTTCATCAACAAAATGGACCAACCCGGACGCCACCCCTTCGATCTGCTCGATGAGATCGAGCGCACGTTGGGCATGACGGCAGTTCCGTTTAATTGGCCGATCGGGGAAGGGGCCGGCTTTCAGGGCGTCTACGATTTTCAACAACGTCAGGTGCTCTTCTTCCAGCGCACCACCCACAACCAGCGACGCGCCCCCATGACCGTGGAGGCCTTCCCCAATCCGAAACTGGCGGAAACTCTCGGCGACGCCTACGAGCCGTTGCAGGAAGAAATCGGCTTACTGACAGGCGCAGGCACCTCGTTTGATCGAGACCGGTTTCTCGCCGGGGAGCTGACTCCGGTATTTTTCGGCAGCGCGTTGACGAACTTCGGCGTCGGGCCATTTCTGGATGCCTTTACCACGCTGGCGCCGCCCCCCGGGCCGCGCCACACGGCCCAGGGACAGATTCAACCGACCGACGATGCGTTCTCCGGCTTCGTGTTCAAGATCCAGGCAAACATGGACCCGCAACATCGTGACCGTATGGCGTTCCTCCGCATCTGTTCCGGCCGATTTGAAAAAGACATGATGGTGCACCACGCCCGACTGGGCCGCAAGATCCGGATGACGCGTCCCCACCGGCTCTTCGGCCGTGACCGTGAAACGATCGATGAAGCGTACCCCGGCGACGTGGTGGGTTTGGTTAATCCCGGCCTGTTCACCATCGGCGATACACTGACCTCCGATCCAACGGTGACCTTCGATCCCATTCCGCACTTTCCGCCGGAATGTTTCGGCCTCCTGCGAACACAGGACATTTCCAAGCACAAACAGTTCCAAAAGGGACTCAAGCAGCTGGAAGAAGAAGGGGTCATGCAGATTTTCTACTCGCCGGACCATGTACGTCGCGAACCGGTGCTGGCCGCGGTGGGTGAACTGCAGTTCGACGTCGTCATGTCCCGCCTGGAGCACGAATACGGCGTCAAAACCACCGTCGAGCGCATGCCCCATACCATGGCCCGCTGGATCGTCGGTGATCCTGGGGCGATCTCCGCGGTCTATTGGCCCTCCGACACCGTTCGGCTGGTCGATCAACAAGGCCGCGGCGTCATGTTATTTACCACCGAACATCTGCTGGCCTATTGCATCAAATCGAACCCCTCCATCAAGTTTCTGCTTCGTGAAGAGGTCACCGGCCTGGACAGCTGA
- a CDS encoding AAA family ATPase: MVDTRVKPTVRKSSKKGPTQTANSSARKKAAPARRSRSTRSKRPGVAVVVLSGSTPLRRNKAAELVAEELKLDLSKVDLSSVVSRREGESEKNINRVFDDAERSGSILFFDGADALFGTRRGSASQYADAGAAHLLQRIEDHQGLVILTTNGKSRIDQALSKQARVSVMVGIKARKPRRPKTTR; encoded by the coding sequence ATGGTGGATACCAGAGTGAAGCCAACGGTGCGAAAGTCTTCGAAAAAGGGCCCCACGCAGACCGCGAATTCGTCGGCGAGGAAGAAAGCCGCTCCTGCGCGGCGCAGCCGGTCTACCCGCTCGAAACGGCCGGGAGTGGCCGTCGTGGTTCTGTCAGGATCGACGCCGCTCCGTCGGAACAAAGCGGCGGAATTGGTGGCGGAAGAGCTGAAGCTGGATCTGTCAAAGGTAGATCTCTCGTCCGTGGTGAGTCGGCGGGAAGGGGAATCGGAGAAGAATATCAATCGGGTCTTCGACGACGCAGAGCGCAGCGGCTCGATCCTGTTTTTCGACGGGGCGGATGCCTTATTTGGTACGCGCCGAGGAAGTGCGAGTCAGTATGCGGATGCCGGAGCAGCCCACCTGCTCCAGCGCATCGAGGACCATCAGGGGCTCGTTATTCTGACGACCAATGGAAAGAGCCGCATTGATCAAGCCTTGTCGAAGCAGGCACGGGTGTCGGTGATGGTTGGCATTAAGGCCCGCAAGCCGAGGCGGCCCAAGACGACGCGTTGA
- a CDS encoding DEAD/DEAH box helicase family protein, whose amino-acid sequence MAVTLAPWNAVLRDWQTRAVADVLANPREDYLVTATPAAGKTRFALRIAHHYLAARAAGRVVVVCPTNHLRTQWASAAGQVGIQLDPALSNDQAFEARDYHGAVVTYQQVCLAPEVFRRACRSRKTLVILDELHHAGDGKDWGKALRESFAEAVFRLALSGTPFRSDNNPIPYVRYEQGESQADFTYGYSHSIRDGVCRPILFPSYEGELTWLSDGREHRATFEDGLTFERQRERLKTALLQETWLGPVLSDAHAELQRLRKQEQADAGGLIVTMNQDHARQVAELVYRLTGQRALVAVSDDPSASKTIETFAHHKTQQWLVAVNMVSEGVDIPRLRVGVYATNVLTEMYFRQVVGRFVRMQEKVPKPQRAWLYLPKDATLVHYAKRIKVERDHVLEDIMPSVQRTLFGTAATSLKEYIPLNGVARLDALIGAEEGEPPGEGKAQSEPAVALHDQKNSLRDKHRLLVGAVARKCGVDHRQLNAELIKRTGGRVDQATIPQLERRIALLEKWRDSGFDKKR is encoded by the coding sequence ATGGCGGTGACCCTCGCCCCCTGGAACGCAGTACTTCGTGATTGGCAGACTCGGGCCGTGGCCGATGTGTTGGCGAACCCGCGCGAAGACTATCTCGTGACCGCCACACCGGCGGCGGGGAAAACCCGCTTTGCGCTTCGGATTGCCCATCATTATCTGGCCGCCCGTGCCGCCGGTCGTGTCGTGGTGGTGTGCCCGACGAACCACCTGCGGACGCAGTGGGCCTCAGCCGCCGGACAGGTCGGCATTCAACTCGATCCGGCCTTGTCGAACGACCAGGCGTTCGAAGCACGGGACTATCACGGCGCAGTGGTGACCTATCAACAGGTCTGTTTGGCGCCGGAGGTCTTTCGCCGCGCCTGCCGCAGTCGCAAGACTCTGGTCATCCTGGACGAGTTACACCATGCCGGAGACGGGAAGGATTGGGGCAAGGCCCTGCGGGAATCATTCGCGGAGGCCGTCTTTCGCCTCGCCTTGTCCGGCACGCCCTTTCGGTCCGATAACAATCCCATTCCGTATGTGCGCTACGAACAGGGTGAGAGTCAGGCCGACTTCACCTATGGCTATTCCCACTCCATCCGTGACGGGGTATGTCGGCCGATTCTTTTCCCGAGTTACGAAGGGGAATTGACCTGGTTGTCCGACGGACGGGAACATCGGGCCACATTCGAGGACGGGTTGACGTTCGAGCGCCAGCGGGAGCGCCTCAAGACCGCCTTGCTCCAGGAGACCTGGCTGGGGCCGGTGTTGAGCGATGCCCATGCCGAATTGCAGCGTCTGCGGAAGCAGGAGCAGGCGGATGCGGGCGGCCTGATCGTGACCATGAATCAGGACCATGCGCGGCAGGTGGCCGAGCTGGTGTATCGGCTCACGGGCCAGCGCGCGCTGGTCGCCGTCTCCGACGATCCCTCTGCCTCGAAAACGATCGAAACGTTTGCCCATCACAAAACGCAGCAATGGCTGGTGGCCGTGAACATGGTGAGTGAAGGGGTCGATATTCCGCGTTTGCGCGTCGGCGTCTACGCCACCAATGTCTTGACCGAGATGTACTTTCGCCAGGTCGTCGGGCGTTTTGTGCGGATGCAGGAGAAGGTCCCGAAACCTCAGCGGGCCTGGCTCTATCTGCCCAAAGATGCCACGCTGGTCCACTATGCGAAGCGCATCAAGGTTGAGCGCGATCATGTGCTCGAAGACATCATGCCGTCCGTGCAGCGGACGCTCTTCGGGACTGCCGCGACCTCATTGAAAGAATATATTCCGCTCAACGGCGTGGCCCGGCTCGATGCCTTGATCGGGGCTGAGGAGGGAGAGCCGCCCGGTGAGGGCAAGGCGCAATCGGAACCGGCGGTGGCGCTACACGACCAGAAGAACAGCTTGCGGGATAAACATCGGCTGCTCGTCGGTGCCGTGGCTCGAAAGTGCGGGGTGGATCACCGACAGCTCAATGCGGAGCTCATCAAACGGACCGGGGGACGAGTCGATCAGGCCACGATTCCACAGTTGGAGCGGCGCATTGCCCTGCTCGAAAAATGGCGCGATTCCGGGTTCGACAAAAAGCGGTAA
- a CDS encoding DEAD/DEAH box helicase, translating to MKHTTTTPSPTEPAAKGFSPGFAALGLEASLLTTLEALGYEEPTPIQREAIPPLLEGRDLLGQAATGTGKTAAFALPLLQRIAHGPRQRPTALVLVPTRELAVQVSEAVQRYGKELRIGVLAIYGGQAMGPQLQALRRGVEVIVATPGRALDHLRRKTLKLADLQVVVLDEADEMLDMGFADDLDAILEETPATKQTALFSATMPPRIASIARRHLKNPIDVTIAREPVKAGAAPRVQQTAYVVTRPYKVAALARVLDIGTPKSTLVFCRTRLEVDEVTAALNGRGYRAEAIHGGMSQVQRDRVMQAFRSGQTELLVATDVAARGLDIPSVSHVINYDLPSSLEVYVHRIGRTGRAGREGTAITIIEPREQRLLRAVEQHTKARITLAPVPSLGDLLAKRLERTKASIEATLEAGGLEDFRRVVDALAASADPADVAAAAIKLVYGSHGGDQADEEIPAVPVRAPEPYRASRPSYGSSAPQSGDRGRAPRGGPGRGGRAAGTVRVYVGAGRAAGIRPGDLVGAIANEAGVPSRLIGAIEVEERFSLVDVPEEAARQIIEALGRARIKGQKVPVRVFRD from the coding sequence ATGAAACACACCACCACGACGCCATCGCCGACGGAACCGGCCGCCAAGGGATTCTCACCCGGTTTTGCCGCGCTTGGATTAGAAGCCTCGCTGTTAACCACCCTTGAGGCGCTGGGCTACGAAGAGCCGACCCCGATTCAACGTGAAGCCATTCCTCCGTTGCTGGAGGGGCGAGATCTGTTGGGGCAAGCCGCCACCGGTACTGGCAAAACGGCGGCGTTTGCCTTGCCGCTCCTGCAGCGCATTGCCCATGGGCCGCGGCAACGTCCTACGGCGTTGGTGTTGGTGCCTACGCGGGAGCTGGCCGTACAGGTCAGCGAGGCAGTACAGCGATACGGCAAGGAGTTGCGCATCGGTGTCCTGGCGATCTACGGCGGTCAGGCGATGGGCCCCCAGCTCCAGGCGCTCAGGCGAGGGGTGGAAGTGATCGTGGCGACGCCGGGTCGGGCGTTGGATCATCTTCGCCGCAAGACCTTAAAGTTGGCCGACTTGCAGGTGGTGGTGTTGGATGAGGCCGACGAAATGCTCGACATGGGCTTCGCCGACGACCTCGACGCCATTCTTGAGGAAACCCCGGCGACCAAGCAAACCGCATTATTCTCGGCGACGATGCCGCCGCGCATTGCGTCTATCGCGCGCCGGCACTTGAAGAATCCCATCGACGTCACGATTGCCCGCGAGCCGGTGAAAGCCGGTGCCGCGCCGCGTGTACAGCAGACCGCCTATGTGGTGACCCGCCCGTATAAGGTTGCGGCGCTGGCCCGCGTGCTGGATATCGGCACCCCCAAGTCGACCCTCGTGTTTTGCCGGACCCGTTTGGAGGTCGATGAGGTGACGGCGGCGTTGAACGGTCGCGGGTATCGGGCTGAGGCGATTCACGGCGGGATGAGCCAGGTACAGCGCGATCGCGTCATGCAGGCATTTCGCTCCGGACAAACCGAACTCCTCGTTGCCACCGATGTGGCCGCGCGGGGATTGGATATTCCGTCGGTGTCTCATGTGATCAATTACGATCTGCCTTCGTCGCTGGAAGTGTACGTGCATCGGATCGGCCGGACCGGCCGCGCCGGTCGCGAAGGGACGGCAATCACGATCATCGAGCCGCGCGAGCAGCGGTTGTTGCGTGCGGTTGAGCAACATACCAAGGCGAGAATCACGCTTGCGCCGGTCCCGTCGCTAGGGGATTTGCTGGCGAAACGGTTGGAACGAACCAAGGCGTCGATTGAGGCAACATTGGAGGCGGGCGGACTCGAAGATTTTCGTCGCGTCGTCGATGCCCTGGCTGCCTCGGCTGATCCTGCGGATGTTGCCGCAGCGGCGATCAAGCTGGTGTACGGTTCGCATGGTGGTGATCAAGCCGACGAGGAAATTCCGGCAGTGCCGGTCAGAGCGCCCGAGCCGTACCGGGCCTCACGCCCTTCCTACGGATCATCGGCTCCCCAGTCGGGAGACCGCGGGCGCGCGCCGCGAGGCGGGCCAGGACGAGGCGGACGAGCTGCCGGCACCGTGCGGGTCTACGTCGGGGCCGGGCGGGCGGCAGGAATCCGACCCGGTGATCTTGTCGGGGCGATCGCGAATGAAGCCGGGGTGCCGTCGCGCCTAATCGGGGCTATCGAAGTGGAGGAGCGATTCTCCCTGGTCGATGTGCCGGAGGAAGCCGCCCGCCAAATCATCGAGGCCTTGGGGCGGGCGCGGATCAAGGGACAGAAAGTGCCGGTCAGAGTCTTCAGGGACTGA
- a CDS encoding inorganic pyrophosphatase, translated as MSKKEIDAARRLMSLMFKAHPWHGVSMGDQSPDLVTAYIEIVPSDTVKYEVDKATGFLKVDRPQRFSNFCPVYYGLIPQTYCGERVAKLFGARAGRPDMIGDGDPLDICVLTEKAIPHSDILLTARPIGGFSMADGGEADDKIIAVMRDDAVYGTLTDLKECPMTLLDRLQHYFLTYKQAPGSTQHNKVEITSMYGRDEAINVIHASHDDYKEKFPELEFMWPPSMNS; from the coding sequence ATGAGCAAGAAGGAAATCGATGCGGCACGGCGACTGATGAGCCTGATGTTCAAAGCGCATCCCTGGCACGGGGTGTCGATGGGGGACCAGTCCCCGGATTTGGTGACGGCCTATATCGAGATCGTGCCCAGTGATACGGTGAAGTATGAGGTGGATAAGGCCACCGGCTTCCTCAAGGTCGACCGTCCTCAGCGGTTCTCGAATTTTTGCCCCGTGTATTACGGGCTCATCCCTCAGACCTATTGCGGTGAGCGGGTGGCGAAGTTGTTCGGTGCGCGCGCCGGTCGGCCGGACATGATCGGCGACGGCGATCCTCTCGATATCTGTGTGCTCACTGAGAAGGCGATCCCGCACAGCGATATTCTGCTCACGGCCCGGCCGATCGGGGGGTTCAGCATGGCGGACGGCGGGGAAGCGGACGACAAGATCATCGCGGTGATGCGGGATGATGCCGTCTATGGTACGTTGACTGATCTCAAAGAATGCCCCATGACGCTGCTCGACCGGTTGCAGCACTATTTCCTGACCTACAAGCAGGCGCCGGGCTCCACTCAGCATAACAAGGTGGAGATTACGAGCATGTATGGCCGCGACGAAGCCATCAACGTCATCCACGCCAGCCACGACGACTACAAAGAGAAGTTCCCCGAGTTGGAATTTATGTGGCCCCCCAGCATGAATAGCTAG
- a CDS encoding CBS domain-containing protein — MSPPDTDTSPQRPLPAILADIAEEPTIRAIMSTRAVTVALDDSLDRARELFNEHHFHHLLVVQGRELLGIISDRDLLKAVSPHIGTLSETDRDRATLNKRVHQIMSRKLITATADTTVEAAARLLLEHRVSCLPVITTTGLLEGIITWRDLLREYLRHKPAGG; from the coding sequence ATGTCCCCCCCAGACACCGACACATCCCCTCAAAGGCCTCTCCCGGCAATCCTCGCCGACATCGCCGAGGAACCGACGATTCGTGCCATCATGTCGACACGAGCCGTCACCGTCGCCCTGGACGACTCCCTCGATCGAGCCCGAGAGCTCTTCAATGAACATCATTTCCATCACCTGCTGGTCGTACAGGGTCGGGAATTGCTCGGCATTATTTCAGATCGGGACCTGCTCAAGGCCGTAAGCCCACACATCGGGACATTGTCCGAAACCGATCGTGACCGGGCGACGCTTAATAAACGCGTCCACCAAATCATGAGCCGAAAACTGATCACGGCCACAGCCGACACGACCGTGGAAGCCGCAGCCCGACTGCTGCTTGAGCATCGCGTGTCCTGCCTCCCCGTCATCACAACGACAGGGCTTCTCGAAGGGATCATCACCTGGCGGGATCTCCTTCGCGAATATCTTCGGCACAAGCCCGCCGGCGGCTGA